A single Triticum dicoccoides isolate Atlit2015 ecotype Zavitan chromosome 2A, WEW_v2.0, whole genome shotgun sequence DNA region contains:
- the LOC119359368 gene encoding uncharacterized protein LOC119359368 yields the protein MCLRAGRPFSLLSSERSRMCGYESLSTLPILSAFSSCLAVYMYFGVCRWRRAMGFLIVGVVGFQLCKVLRISIIPTSSIAADCLQVLESCCSRKVVISYLRRSLMPYLICLVTMRHSREAATLKVRLAS from the exons ATGTGTCTTCGGGCTGGACGACCATTTTCTCTGTTGTCGTCTGAGCGGAGTAGAATGTGCGGCTATGAATCTCTTAGTACTCTCCCAATACTCTCTGCATTCTCCTCTTGCTTGGCAGTATATATGTACTTT GGAGTCTGCAGGTGGAGGCGAGCTATGGGCTTCCTCATTGTTGGTGTTGTCGGCTTCCAGCTATGTAAGGTGCTACGGATTTCAATCATTCCTACTTCCTCCATAGCGGCTGATTGTCTACAG GTCTTAGAGTCTTGTTGTTCTCGAAAAGTGGTGATATCATATCTTAGAAGAAGTCTGATGCCTTACCTAATTTGCTTAGTTACCATGCGCCATTCCA GAGAGGCAGCAACTCTGAAGGTTCGGCTGGCGTCGTGA